gGTTAGCCATGTTTTCGTGTTAATCTTGTCATGCCCTGCCATACCCATACCTAAGAGTTCTAACTTCAAACAGACTGGCGTTGTCAATGATGTATTGTGGCGTGTAGTTTGTCTTGTTTCTGTCtaaaatttgacatgtttaaaatTTCGTGCCATGTTCATGTTTTAGACTTTTAGTTATTTCAATCATGTTTGAGTTGAGATATAACACGGATACACCGATTGCTAGCTCTATTTTGAGGCCAACCCAGTGCATTGTGTAAATGTTTTGATCTTTGCAAGTAAAGGTTGACTGAAATATCCTTCGTAAGGCAACAGCTTTGACGATTAGGGTATAGTGATCGTACAACCAATTTATAGCTTGAGACACTTGCTGACAACACCATCTACAGGCATTTTCATAGTTAGTTGTTGTCGatcttgtttatttttaagaCTATGTACTACTAAATGTCGATTTTATGACATCTTACTATAGGATTGTGTTAGAGGATGAGTTCAAGAAAAGGGAATGGGAATCCTTTTGTTTCTGGTGGTATTAACAACCCATCGTCCAAGGGGAAAGACATATCTGGATCCTCTAGCTCCAAGGTTGAGCAGCTAAGCCAGGGTGTAGCAGACATGAACCTGGGTTTGCCTCAAGACGATGGTGAGTGGGAGGTTATTCAAAGGAAGCCTAAGAATAGAACTGGAAGCAGTGCTGCAAGACCTTGGGGTCCTCAAAATTCCAATGGTAAACCGCTGGGAGCGATGCGGACTAATGCTGTATCAGGAAGAGCCTCTGGCAATGCTTGGGATGCTCATAATACTGATTCTAGGATGGCAACTGGCAGAGGAAATGCAAGACCCCAAACATGCAACAAGGCTATTGAGAACAACAATGTGCCACCACATCCTGTCATTCGCCCACCCCTTCAGTATGGATGGAATTGGCAATCTAGAACTGGTTCCAATCCATCGGGGGGGTTACAAGATGATCATGGAAAAAACAATGTCAACACTGAGGTTGAAGAGGTCAATGATATTGATGATGTTGAGGATGACTCGGATGATAATGCTATTGATGATTCTGATGATGAACTTCTAACCGATGACTTTGATTCAGATTCAAGTCAAAAGAGCCACGAGACAAGAAAGAATAATAGATGGTTTAAGAAGTTTTTCTCGAGTTTAGATGCATTGAGAATTGAGGAAATCAACGACCCAGCAAGGCAGTGGCACTGCCCAGCATGCCAGGGTGGTCCTGGTGCCATTGACTGGTATAGGGGCCTTCAGCCTCTGATGACACATGCCAAAACAAAAGGAGCACAAAGGGTGAAACTCCATCGTGAACTTGCTGAACTCTTGGATGAGGAATTGTGTAGAAGGGGTACTTCAGTTATTCCTTCAGGTGAAGCTTTTGGCAAATGGAAGGGTttaaaagatgaagaaaaagatcatGAAATAGTCTGGCCACCTATGGTTATGATAATGAACACAAGGCTGGAACAAGATGAGAACGATAAGGTACTGCAATAtcttttgcaatttttattttctgataTACTAAAATAATGAAGCTAATTGTTTCTATTTTCAGTGGAAATACTCGTTTCCTGTCTCCTGCtctaacttttaactttttatttattgtattatacTTCAGTGGATTGGTATGGGAAACCAAGAGCTTCTTGATTAT
This genomic window from Gossypium raimondii isolate GPD5lz chromosome 10, ASM2569854v1, whole genome shotgun sequence contains:
- the LOC105775780 gene encoding LOW QUALITY PROTEIN: protein SUPPRESSOR OF GENE SILENCING 3 (The sequence of the model RefSeq protein was modified relative to this genomic sequence to represent the inferred CDS: inserted 2 bases in 2 codons), translating into MSSRKGNGNPFVSGGINNPSSKGKDISGSSSSKVEQLSQGVADMNLGLPQDDGEWEVIQRKPKNRTGSSAARPWGPQNSNGKPLGAMRTNAVSGRASGNAWDAHNTDSRMATGRGNARPQTCNKAIENNNVPPHPVIRPPLQYGWNWQSRTGSNPSGGLQDDHGKNNVNTEVEEVNDIDDVEDDSDDNAIDDSDDELLTDDFDSDSSQKSHETRKNNRWFKKFFSSLDALRIEEINDPARQWHCPACQGGPGAIDWYRGLQPLMTHAKTKGAQRVKLHRELAELLDEELCRRGTSVIPSGEAFGKWKGLKDEEKDHEIVWPPMVMIMNTRLEQDENDKWIGMGNQELLDYFSSYAAVKARHXYGPQGHRGMSVLXFESTARGYLEAERLHKHFAEQGTHREAWERRRVLFYPGGKRQLYGYMAMKEDLDSFNQHSQGKSRLKFEMRSYQEMVVKQIRQMSEDNQQLIFYKNKVAKEQRQKVALEESFGIVSERLRKTMEENRIVRQRTKMQHEQNKEEMDFQEQFFKERIKFIHEARDEKEESFEKLQQQQREKVKQSNPNPSNTEEYRRRADEIAKFIKFQDEEMQAFVAERDKLIKAHEEKMVGMRERHWQEEVELEKEFDAELSHLMEKYTPDGSKVNPGNT